From the Gammaproteobacteria bacterium genome, one window contains:
- a CDS encoding IS5/IS1182 family transposase, producing the protein MNQALDKLSHTWRHIQSFLFPMIWEELGELTEKQKLLVSVLELAKLEEHIPGAVRWPGRPLEDR; encoded by the coding sequence ATGAACCAGGCACTGGACAAATTGTCCCACACATGGCGGCACATCCAAAGTTTTCTGTTTCCCATGATTTGGGAAGAACTGGGCGAGTTGACGGAGAAGCAGAAGCTACTGGTGAGCGTACTGGAATTAGCCAAACTGGAGGAGCACATCCCTGGTGCCGTCCGATGGCCTGGACGTCCTCTTGAAGACCGC